In the genome of Telluria mixta, the window CGTGGCTGTGCAAGATGGACTTGCTGCGTATCACCGCAGTGGAGGACTGATTTCGAATATCGCCTTTAAATAAAGGCTTTATGCGAAATCGTAGTAACGTAATGCGCATTGTTTTGCGCGCTTGTTTTTGGAGACCAAGCAAGACGAGGAAGGAATCAAACGTTATCGCAGCGATCGTTTCGGTTGAGGTTATCGCTGGTTCACCTGTAAAAGACATGAAAAATACTGTGTGCGGGTTGCGCACTGACAAGGTTTTCGTGTACTTTACGTGATTGAATTTGTCAAAACGTGAAGACGCCGATTTTCGAGGCGTTCAACGGGAAACAAACCGATCATAAATGGGACGCTGATTCATTCAGTATGCACGTAAGCTTAGCGAAAAGAACAAGCCGCATTGCCTGATAAACGTCGGGTATGGCGGCTTTTTCTTTTCGCGGCCAGCGGGCTGCGATGTGGACAGCGCAGTGAGCCATCGGACTTTAGTCGTTTAGGTCGTCGGCGACGACGATTAGCCGAGGTGCCGCAGTGAGCGATTGAGCGAATACTGTATGAAAACACAGTATAGCGTAAATCGGCGATGAATGCCCGGATGTTTTACGGGTTTTATCGAATTGCCGCGGCAGTTCGGCTGGTGCCGGATTCATTGACGCAAACGCCGCGTTTGCGCCGATGAATAATTCGCCCGACCAAGCAGACCGGGTTGGACGGGTTCAAACCATGTAGCGTAATTTCTCATCGCAGAGAAGGAGAACAGAAAATGGCAACCGCCGCGAAGAAACCAGCAGCAAAACCGGCTGCAAAAGCCGCCACCAAACCGGCCGCTAAGGCAGCAGCAGATAAACCCGCAACCAAAACCGTAGCCGCTAAAGCCGCTGCGAAGCCGGCTGCAAAGAAAGCCGCCGCTACCAAAGCACCGGCTAAATCGGCAGCAACCAAAACCGCCGCCAAGTCGACCGCCGCCGCCAAACCGGCAGCAAAGAAAGCCGCAGCAACCAAGACCGCCGCCGCTAAACCGGCTGCAAAGAAAGCCGCTGCAACCAAGTCGACCGCGACCAAGTCGGCTGCAACCAAGACCGCCGCCAAGTCGACCACCGCCGCTAAACCGGCAGCGAAGAAGACTGCAGCCAAGTCGACCACCGCCGCCAAGCCGGCAGCGAAGAAGACCGCAGCCAAGTCGACCGCAACCAAAGCCGCCGCCAAACCGGCAGCCAAGAAGTCTGCCGCCAAGTCGACCGCCGCCGCCAAACCGGCTGCCAAGAAGACTGCTGCCAAGTCGACCGCCGCCGCTAAACCGGCTGCCAAGAAGACTGCTGCCAAGTCGACCGCTGCTGCCAAACCGGCCGCCAAAAAGACCGCTGCCAAGTCGACCGCTGCCGCCAAACCGGCTGCCAAGAAAGCAGCAGGCAAGACCGCCGCCAAGTCGACCGCTGCCGCTAAACCGGCTGCGAAGAAGACCGCTGCCAAGTCGACCGCCGCCAAGTCGACGGCTGCCGCCAAACCGGCTGCGAAGAAAGCAGCAGGCAAGACTGCCGCCAAGTCGACCGCCGCCGCCAAACCGGCTGCGAAGAAGACCGCTGCCAAGTCGACCGCTGCCAAGTCGACCGCCGCCGCCAAGCCGGCTGCAACCAAGACCGCCGCCAAGTCGACCGCCGCCGCCAAGCCGGCTGCCAAGAAGACTGCAGC includes:
- a CDS encoding transcriptional regulator, which encodes MATAAKKPAAKPAAKAATKPAAKAAADKPATKTVAAKAAAKPAAKKAAATKAPAKSAATKTAAKSTAAAKPAAKKAAATKTAAAKPAAKKAAATKSTATKSAATKTAAKSTTAAKPAAKKTAAKSTTAAKPAAKKTAAKSTATKAAAKPAAKKSAAKSTAAAKPAAKKTAAKSTAAAKPAAKKTAAKSTAAAKPAAKKTAAKSTAAAKPAAKKAAGKTAAKSTAAAKPAAKKTAAKSTAAKSTAAAKPAAKKAAGKTAAKSTAAAKPAAKKTAAKSTAAKSTAAAKPAATKTAAKSTAAAKPAAKKTAATKTAATKAAAPAAKSESKPAVKKAAAKPAAKAEAKPEAAAAAKKPAAKKTASKTAAKAEAKPEAKAESKAETKADTKAETKAEAKTDSKDSGAAAAPAPAAKSVIAPAAWPFPTSSRP